CAAAGAATATTTTAATTTTTGCCCATCGCAAAAGATAGTTTTTGACAAAGATAGTTTTGCCATTCCAAAACCAATTCTTGCTGGAGAGCATAACATCTTAAATATTATGGCAAGTTTACGAGTTGCTAAATATCTGAATCTCAACACGGAGAGAAGTATCCAAGCGGTCTGTAATTTTAAAGGTGTTCCCTATCGGCAAGAATTAATAGGACAAATTGGAGGTGTTGATTTTATCAATGACACAACCGCGACAAATCCCACCGCCTCAAAAACTGCTATAGAAACATTCCTTTCTAAAAAACCTGTGGTGATTTTGGGTGGGGCTGATAAGGGTTTAGATGTTACAGATTTAGCCTCGTTCGTTATAACAAATCATGTTGACTATGTATTCCTTAAAGGAGCAGGAACAGATAAATTAATAAAAGCAGGATTGGACTCAAAGTTAATCTTTAACGATTTTGATAAAGTTATCAGTTCCGCGTTCATCAAAGCCAGAAATAAAGAAGGTATTGTTTTGCTTTCTCCGGGATGTGCCAGTTTCGGCATGTTCGTAAACGAATTTGATCGTGGGGATAAGTTTAACGCTTACTTTACAAAGTTAAAAAGGCTTTATGGATCTCACAGGTTACCAAAAATGGACTCTCGCCAAATCAAAAAAGGAGATATTTTTGTGGCAATAAAAGGAACTAAAATCGATGGCAACAAGTTTATTGAACAGGCGATAACAAATGGAGCAAAAACAATCCTTGGCGAAGACATTTCTGTTGGATTGACAAAAATCTACCCCGAGATAAATTTTGTCGTAGTGAATAACCCAAGGCAGGCTTTTTCTGATCTTTGCGCTAACCATTTTGGCAACCCGCAAGATAAAATTAAAATTATTGGGGTTACCGGAACCGATGGCAAAACCACCACTTGCCATTTTATTTATTCCATTTTAAAAGAGGTTGGTTACAAGGTTGCTTTAGTATCAACAGTTTCTTCTCCAGGTCTTCATACCACTACGCCCGATGCCGATGTGCTTTTTAAATTGCTAGCCAACCATGTAAAAAAGGGTTACGAATACTGTGTTCTTGAGACTACCTCTCACGCTTTGGAACAAAATAGAATCGGTCCAATCAAGTTTGTTGTTTCTTGTATTACCAATGTTACTCCAGAGCATTTAGATGCCCACAAAACATATCGTAACTACCTAAAAACAAAGGCAAAAATTATATCCAGATCGCAAGCAGTTTACCTAAATCCTCAAGGAGCTGGATTTTCTTTACTTTCTAAAATAACAAGTAACTTAAGAGACTTAACTGATCTAAAACTTATAAAAACCAACCCCATTAAGGGTTTATCGAGCAAGTGGGTTAAGAAGTTTCCAGGTGATTACAATAAACAAAACGCCGTTTGTGCCTCATCGGTTTGCGCGTATCTTGGGATATTTACAGAGGATATATCTAAAGGCTTGGAAAAAGCAATTCCTCCAACTGGAAGATTTGAAATGGTAAAAAACAAATTAGGAATTAACATTGTAGTTGATTTTGCTCACACGCCAAATGCTCTTAATAACTTGCTTTTAACTGTTAGTAAGATAAAAAATAAAGAGTCGAAGATAGTTTGCGTTTTTGGCTGTGCTGGAGAGCGAGATAAATACAAAAGACCAAAAATGGGAGAAACTGCATCAAGATATTGTGATAAAGTAATATTGACTGCCGAAGATCCCAGAAGTGAGAGCGTAGTTGATATTATTAACGAGATGGCCTTGGGGGACTCAAATTTTGATTTTATAAAAGAACCAGACAGAAAAAAAGCGATTGCAAAAGCAATCAAATTAGCAAAAAAAGGAGATTGGGTTTTGGTTTGTGGCAAAGGGCATGAAAAGTCGTTAAATATTGGTGGCAAAGAAATTCCTTGGAATGATAAAAATATTATAAATAAGTTACTAAAAAGCAGATGAAAACTATAGCGGTATTTTTTGGTGGGGTATCGCCAGAACATGAGGTTTCGGTAATTACCGGTTTGCAAGTTTTGGCGAATCTTGATCACGCAAAGTATTTTGTTATTCCAATTTATATTTCAAAAGATGGAATTTGGTATACAGGAGATAACCTCACAAATGCAGATGTTTATAAAGACTTAGTGAAGATTCCAGAATATTGTAATCAGGTTTATTTTACTCCCGGTGAGGATGGATGGGTTCTTTGTGAAAAGCGGAAAGGGTTTTTAAAAAGCGAAATACGAATAAAAATCGATGTAATTTTCCCTTGTTTTCATGGTGGTGCTGGGGAAGACGGATCTTTTCAAGGCTTTTTTGAAGTTGCAAAAATCCCCTGCGTTGGATCGGGTGTTTTAGGAAGTGCTCTTGGCATGGATAAGCTCTCAACCAAATACATTTTATCTGCTAATGAAATAAATCAAACCAGGTTTATCTCTGTAATAAGAGAATCTCAAGAAATAAAAATTGATTTTAAGTACCCCCTATTCGTTAAACCCAACTCCTCGGGGTCAAGTATTGGTGTATCTAAAGTACACAATTCTAAAGAACTAAAAAACGCAATTGATGTGGCATTGTGCTTTGGAAGTAGGGCGATCGTAGAAGAAGCTATAGAGCAGGCTCGCGAAATAAATGTTTCTGTAATGGGAGGAGAAGTTGGGGAGTTACAGGTTTCGCCCTGCGAGGAAGTTTTTTCCTCGAGCAAATTTTTAAGTTTTGACGATAAGTACAAAACTGGGCGAAAGGGAGCAAAGGGAATGGAGTCAGCAAACAGGCAAATACCAGCGTTTTTGTCGCCTGTAATAGAGAAACAAATAAAGGACACCGCCTGCAGAGTTTTTAGGCTCTTAAATCTATCGGGACTTGCCAGAGTCGACTTTTTGGTTAAAGAAAAAACCCGGGAGATTTTTGT
This window of the Patescibacteria group bacterium genome carries:
- a CDS encoding D-alanine--D-alanine ligase, with translation MKTIAVFFGGVSPEHEVSVITGLQVLANLDHAKYFVIPIYISKDGIWYTGDNLTNADVYKDLVKIPEYCNQVYFTPGEDGWVLCEKRKGFLKSEIRIKIDVIFPCFHGGAGEDGSFQGFFEVAKIPCVGSGVLGSALGMDKLSTKYILSANEINQTRFISVIRESQEIKIDFKYPLFVKPNSSGSSIGVSKVHNSKELKNAIDVALCFGSRAIVEEAIEQAREINVSVMGGEVGELQVSPCEEVFSSSKFLSFDDKYKTGRKGAKGMESANRQIPAFLSPVIEKQIKDTACRVFRLLNLSGLARVDFLVKEKTREIFVLEANTIPGSYSFYLWKEAGVDFSQLCDKLIEIAERDFANKKKYTTKFAGNLLSNLGSSLKNPKLG